In Oreochromis niloticus isolate F11D_XX linkage group LG22, O_niloticus_UMD_NMBU, whole genome shotgun sequence, the sequence TTTAGCCAAGGATTTTAAATGTTAAGTTATTCATTAAATAGAATTATGATACCTGGTATAATCCTCCAGTGAGAAGATTTTTAATAGAGGTCACAGGCCCATTTGTGTAAAGGTCAGGTCCATAGATAGACCTCAGACAGTGAATGGTACTCAGAGATGGAGGTGAAAGTCAAAATAATTCTTATGATCTAGTGAGGAGAGTTATGAAATAAGACatgaaataacaataatatgcTTACATAAGCTTACTTTTTGCTTCTAGTTGTGATCACTGTTGTCAACATGGGAATATAAAGCCCTGAATACAAGCAAATACCCAAAAATGCTAGGACACTGTGTAATATGATATTTGCTCTCCACTGGTTTAATAAGGTGCAAGTAGGTGCAAGATCCCTTATCGTCATCACACAGGGGCACAGTTTATTACTGCGCCATAGCAATAGCACTGTTTGGTTTCTCTGCTGTTTGCCCTTATTGCAAATGCTAAAAAATGGAAATGGAGGCACATTATGCACTAGGTTGTTTGTTATTATGTCTGCGTCTGTGCATGTCAGTCTTAAATTCAGCATAAAGCATTTCCAAGGATAGTTTGGTAATTTGGGAGATAGCTCATTCTCATTCTTCCACAGAGTTAGGTGAGACAATTGATACCATTAGTTTGTCTGTGTGGTAAATTTGCCATTACCCGCTTAGGGTTGACTTATCCTAGCTTAGTGTAGCATGACAAAAGGAGAAAGCAAATACTGTCACAACAAAACTGAGCGCCTCTAAACCTCACCAGTTatttagctttttttaaaaaaccttcTACCTTTGGACAAAAGTTCCATCCATTTCCAGGATTtttgctaagctaagctaaaccCGTATTTTCAGACTTGTGTTTGATTAACTTTTGCTTTTATGTTCTGTAATTTTGTGATGTTGATCAGTGCTATTGAAATAAAATTGTTATTATCGACTTACTAAACTCATTGCTAGCTTCATGTTTACTTAACAGATAACAGAGAGGTAACAGTCTTCTTGTCTAACTCTTTCgtttttaatctttaatttttaccattttgtgtgtgtgtttctttttccccACAGTCGACGCTGGGCCATCTGACTCTGTTTCTCTGCACTGCACATTGCTACATTTATGCCTGGAATAAATTCCTTCGCACCTCTACGTATAAATGGTACACTCCTCCGGGCTCCATGCTCTGTCTAATTGTTCCTTCGGTGACACTGGTGCTCAAGCTGATCCTCGTCCTCCCCTGTGTGAACCGTCCGCTCATGCGCATTCGCCAAGGCTGGGAACGCAACCGGCCAAAGGATGAGATGGGTGAACTCAAGGCCACTAACATGTGATCCAGGGTTGCTGAATGTTTCAATGACATGTTATATTAACAATTTTCATTTGTAGGCAATCATAAAGTAGGAAAAATGAAATAGCATAACAATCGTTTCGATTTTGCACAAAGTATATTTTAGGAGACTAACTATTAGTTatgtaaagaagaagaaagaccaGTGGTTCCAGTGGTGAGTTAGTGTGTGATCCTGCCTGTTCCTGACTTTGCAATACTCAGAGAAAAGTTAGGTTTATGCTGGCCAAATTGACACGCTTCTGTtgatataaatatttttaatgtgtattttctttgagCATTGAAACCCCCCACACATTTCAGATGTTTGTGTTGTATCGTTTTCACCAAATGTGCTGAAAAATAGATTGCTATCCCCTGTTGAAATCCACTGTTTTGATAAACATATGCAATAGTTTCTGTATTCCTCTCTCCTTTCCCTTCAAGTGGAGCAATTGTATCCCTGAGGTTGCTCTCTTTTCAGGATGTTATTGATCTCCCTGCTTTCTGACAAATATCTCACTACCCGTACCTGCCTCCGTCTCAAGAGCACGCCAGAGTGCACACTAAGACACATGTTTATGATGCACATACACGGCATAAAGGTGAGTAAGTTAATTGGATTTCTGCATGCAgattatatgaaaaaaaaaaaaaaaaacacgaagCACTTAACTTGGGGGTGGAACAACAGATTTTGTAGTCAAAAGCAGATTCACAAACAGCCTTTACCACCATAGATCTAGTGCAGTGTTATAGTCACCAGCAAATTTACCAGGCTGAAGCAGGTAGGTAGTAATAAAACATGCAGGCTGCCCTCAATATACCCGCTACTACCGAGGAATTGCTGAGAAGGCAGATCCAGTTAGATTTGAACAGATGATGAGCAGAAATGGGAAACTCAATAGTGATGGCTGGTGAACAGGTGCAGGATGGTTAGAAGAGGTTGGTATGCACATCCTTAATGATACAGggacagaaaaaggaaagaagaagatGGAGTAGCTGTCGCCATGACAGATTCTGGTGCTATATAAAGAAAATGCAGTGCCTCTCGCCTAAAGCAGAACATTTAGGCAGAGACATCCTGTTATCTAGCATCTAACAGCATTATCTGCATACACAATCTGTAATCCCTTACATCCTCTCCTATTGTATTAGCCTCCTGTTACCAGTGAACCGATTTTACCAAACTGCCTGCTGTTCCTGTGCattggtgtgtgcgtgtgttggtgtgtgagtTATTCCATTATTGCCTCTGGAAAGAATTAAGATGTAGCAACATGCAGAGCAGAATAGCTGTGAAACAAGCTAACTTACATAATTCATTTCCTCTCATCTTTAATTTTACACACCTAGACAGCCCTGAAACctataataactttatttgtgTCTAGCCTTGAAGGCTTAAACCTGTGTGAGTGTAAATAAGCTGCAGAAATTGTGGGTTAATACAGAGATCACTGACATTCAAGCTCCACCTGTGAAATGTACAACTGGATATTAAATGAAAGGTGTATAACAAAATAGCATGGGAACTTCAGAAATGTAAATTATGTATCCCAGAATTGTGACAGAGAATAAAATGCACTTAATTAAGAAATTATGGTTTATTTATGAGAGTTTTTCTGCaaaggattttgtttttgttattcattAGGTCCTTTTTTGTTCATTAAAACCACTTCTTAAAATGACAAATCCTGCAAAATCGGATATCCACAGACGTTCAGCCGTCATTATGTTTTAGTTACTATTCACATACAGAAATGAGATATTTGAAATTGTGTGCACAGGAGTGTGCAATACCAGCACTTTTAACTTTAACTCACAGAAGAGGATAATTTGACTGAGGCGATACTAAATTATGAGATTTCCCTTTGAATTGTGCAGCCACAGTTCCAAAAATGTTGGGACTCTGTAAAATCAGATCAAACAAGAACGTAATGATCTCATagacccatattttattcacaatagaacaaCAGGTCAGTAAAttaaaagagcatcttagagaggcagagttCCTCAGAGGTTCATCTGTCTATAAATAAACTGCATCTACAAATTTTGGAacattttcagaataatgttccttGATTTAAAATTGTGAAGATGTTGAATATTTCATCATCTACAGTACATAATATCATTATAAGATTCAAGCAATCTGGGGAAATCTCTGGGAGCAAGAGATAAGGCTGAAATTCAGTACTAGTTGCCCGTGATGTTCAggcagcactgcattaaaaacaggtatgattctgtcatggaaatcactgcacgggctcaggaacacttccagaaatcatttactgtgaacacagttcactGTGCCATCCAGATCTTACACATCTGTCATGCGAAGAAGAAGCCATATGAGAACATGATCAAGAAATGCCATTGTCTTCACTAAGCtaaagttcatttaaaatggactgaagcAAAGCGGAAAAgtgttctgtggtcagatggCTCTGATGGTTTGAGGGTGCCTGTGGAACTGGCAgtttgcacatctggaaaggccCCATCAGTGCTAAAAGGTATATACAGGTTTGAGAGAAACATCTGCTCCCATCCACGTTATGTCTTTTTCAGGCAAGCGCTTGCATATTTTAGCAAGACAATGATAAATTGCGTACTGCTACTATTATAACAGCATGGCTTTGTAACAAAAGAATCTGATGCTgaactggcctgcctgcagtccagacaTTTCAcctataaaaaaatatttggagcatcgtgaaacaaaaaaatacaccaAAAAAGAACTGCTGAACAGCTAGAATCATATATCAGACAAGAACGGGACAACTTTCTTCCAAAAGTTCAGCAACTGGTCTCCTCAGCCCTGAGACGTTTATGGCCTGCCGTTAAAAGAGGAGAGGATGCCACATCATGGTATAGAAAACCCTCCGGGCCCTGTCCCAAATCTTTTGAAATGcactgctgccatcaaattcaaaatgagcaaatatgcttttcttaaaattgtacattttcactgttgaaagatttgatatgttttctgaGTTtgcttgtgaataaaatatgggtttatgacattctgtttttatttacattttacacagtgtcccattttttattctttatttttgggGAATTGGATTTGTAAGATTTCAAACTTTTTTTCAGATTGTACTGTACTAATGTCCCTTTAATGCCAAAATactttgcaaaagaaaaaaattattttggtaAAGATTTGGTAAGGTTCAGTCATCTCAGTTGCATCTGCACACTgggcacatttaaaaaaaaattcaaacaaaaagacttttttgttttgctgtttttcctgtGGGCTTGTGCTGCAATCTGCTGATTTCAGTGGAAATATAGacatgacttttatttttattgcacaaaaggacaagagCACAATGTTAAATACAAACTgtatccaggacagaaacaactgcattaagCTGCTGACAGAACATTGGACGTCtttgcacagacagcatgctaacataaAGCtattgttaaggttcaaaatattgaggggaaatccaaaaataaccacagatccagccgggtgcaaattagacgacattttaatgaacacatgtgtgagttcaaccgctgtgcagatttcagcgtcgaactaactacaatagtcagaacaaagactttatagggttggcagtcttcctgttaccaggcagactcaaacaaagcatatgtcactccaaaaccacaatgacttttaacatagttaaAACGAACATCGTCttcgaacccaggtgcttcctgtctccatcctgcccaggcttatcttctggaacatcaggtccacgttctgcacaaaatgtcactcatgcaggcacaactttgcagtcgcaagcaaaacataattacACTCTTACCCATATAAATGAGTCTCtctaatatgtgtgtgcgtgcacgtgcgggggcgcgtgcgtgctgtgtactgcgtacatgtcatgacctctctcactatatgtgtctgtatgtgtgtttatgggTGTCTCGCCCTTACAtgctctctttgctttcagtttcacttctgcaaaagcctgcaacttcaaaagcctataacttcctgtctccttttggagttactctacgtggggccttttctttcaccatgcagtctgcatacaaacatttaagattataaattcaactcaacagtttacaGTGGTCCTTACTGGACTTGCAATAAAGACttatataataccaatatatttgaacatctgaatgcatctggatgcaacatcactattaataatgaaatggtaatgatgattatagaaatagcagcaaataatagcagtaaaatattctaCCACTCCGGACACTATCCATGAACCCAGAGTAATGTTAAAGCGCATGTTGACttcagcccagcagccagagccaGAACTTCACCGGGTAATAAACACAGTGATGAGCACTCAGGCTTGTAGCTATTTGTGTTTTCGCATTTCAATCTGCACTCTTGGGTCTCTTGGGGTTGCTCAGCTTtcataaaaactaaaagaaagacCTTATCCTTAGGGATTTGTGTCACTGTGGAATAGTGGCCCAAGGTTTATGTTGGTAACAAGAAATAATGAGACAACGTGTTTCAGGTCATTTATGGAGTAAAGCAACAAGTACTGTAACTAATGACTTTCACTGGCAAGTAAGCGaagtactgcattacttttatgATGAGTACTGTGTGAtatattactttttttgagTAACATTCCCAGCACTGGGTAAGGCCTCATAGTATCACATCTGCTGTGTAAAAGTGCTTTTGAAATCACAGACTACACAGacaaatgtctttatttttgtaaaGTTAAAAATATTCTAAACTAAGATTCATGTGAAATATGCCTCTGCATACTTAGCCTGattattaatttatatttaatttagatTTGAGTGTTGAGCCTTGACTGCATTTCTGCATTTTCACGAAGAATAGATGGTAAAAACTgtgttgttctttctttgttttgtcctgtctcaCATGGTTTCTTTCAGAGAAATCCAAGGCTTTGCAGACATTCAACATTCAGAAAAGGGTCTTAAGAAGTATTCACTGAACTCTTATCAAAACCCAAATACACACAGTGCTCAAAGAAGGATCTACTGAAGTTTTTTTCCACTTCACATTTTcaatatttctgctttcccTGAACTATTAAATTTTAAGGTCTTCAGgttcaataaaaagaaaaaagatttttttttttttttaaaaacagtgttgtttaaaacaaattttGCCATATGCTAtcttcacatttattttttttcatgcaagCAAACCATGTAAGCTTCAGGATTGCATTAAAGACTTACATTTTCAGCGCAGCATGAGGTGCACTCACTGTGGCCGAGCACATCAGTGGAGCAAATGGTACCTCAAGCAAAAGTGTTTCCCATTGTCTGGAGGATTGGACCTTTAGAAATTCTCATCTCCCTCACTGTGTTGAGGTAAAAGTTGCCCTCCATTACATCAGGAAGCAGCTAGCCTATCACAAGGGGCTTTTTCTGAGTTCTCACACAGCACATATGCTTAATTGATTCAGCACAAATGTCAAAAGTGAAGTGTTTAAAGTGAGCAGTGTTAGATTTATTATTTCCACTTTACCTGCTATGTTTTCTTGGTAAGCTCTGCCAAGTAGTTACTCAAAGATAGAAATCACTAAAGTTTTTGGTCTTCTATAAAGTAATACCAAGCATTCGTATCTAAAAAAGGCTTAAAAATACGGTCATTAAAGTTGAATTAAGAAGCCATAAAAAGAGGAGAAATATAGAATAATTACAAGCTGCTCAGTTTAATATCCAGGCATTGAACTAAGTAACACTGGTTCTGATATGAACCATTAAATCATAGAGCATTAGATGGATTAATGGTTGTAAAAATGTAGGTGGAAAATTGAATATAGTTTTGTGACCGTCTATGTGACATATAGGAAATTCTTTTAAAGCACTGATATTCTGCCTTTCCTCGGGTTTTGTCCTAATTTGATCCTAATGTGAGCTGTGCAGTTTTACAGTGAATAAATCAACATGACTTCACGGGCACACTCGTGCAGGAGCCCAAGTATTCCTCCTATCCTGCCTTCAAGGGCTACAATCATAAAGATAACATAAAGCAGAATTTACTCACATTTAGATGAATGTGTAGAGATGAGCTCCACAAGGGGAGCCAAGAGCTGAGTCAGTCTTCATAAACATGGATGATAACACATAAAGGGGAACTGAATTATGTTCAGAGGTCAAAAAGTCCAGGGAACCCTTGCTTTATACTACAGtgttatagaatagaatagaatagaacagaatgcctttattgtcactatacagttgtacaatgagatacagagcatctcctactcagtgtaaacatgctggggaggggggggggtacagttctgcagtgctatgtacatatggacagtataacatagggaaaaagatatatatatatatatatatatatatatatatatatatatatataaatatatatataaaatgtacaatatacAGGCCGTATTtttaagaaagaagaaaaaagaaagtaatatgtaataaatagtgttgtgtatatacagttgagttattgcacatagaattggtattgcacagtggtggtccatagaggaagtgggaagtggggggctgtgttatcggtgcatgtgtgagttcagggtggttatcgctttggggaagaaactgtttttgagtctgtgggtttttgtgctgatgcacctgtagcgcttccctgagggaagcaggctgaacatgttgaagccagggtgggagctgtccttgataatgtttgctgctctgctgagtcagcgggaggaataaatgtccatcagggaggggagagggcagccgatgatcttttgtgctgtcttgaccacactctggagcctcactctatctgccttggtgcagctgccgtaccataccgtgatgcagtaggttagcaggctctcaatggacgagcggtagaaggtgagcagcaggttggagttcagcttgtacttcctgaggactctcaggaagtgcagccactgttgggccttcttgacgaccgctgagatgttttctgtccaggagatgtcagcagagatgaggacaccaaggaaccggaaggtgtggaccctctccacacactcctcGTTGATGTAGAGGGGGACCAAGTcggtgctgtgtctcctgaagtcaacaatgagctctttggttttcttagtgttcagtgccaggttgttttctgaacaccaggctgccagcttcaggacttcctctctgtactctGCTTCGTCTCCCTtcgagatgagtccgactaccgtggtgtcatcagcaaacttgatgatgagagtgttgttgtgggtcgaactgcagtcgtgggtgtagagagaatacaggagggggctcagcacacacccctgtggggagccggtgctcagtgtgcgagtggaggagagatgagggccgagtcttacagtctggggccggtttgtgagaaagtcctttatccaggcacatgtgagaggagggaggccaagagtgatcagtttggtgatgaggatgtccgggatgattgtattaaaggctgagctgtagtccacgaagagcattcggacgtagctctgccgctgctctagatgactcagcacagcgtggagggctgtggcgatggcgtcttctgtggatgtGTTTGcacggtatgcaaactggtgggggtcgaattctggggggaggtaatccttgatgtgctgaaggactagtctctcaaagcatttcatgattaccggtgtgagggccacagggcggtaatcattcaggctggagatgggagacttcttcggcactgggatgattgtggctgattttagacaggatgggatggctgcctgatccagtgagaggtATAATGGTTTGTCAGTATAGTCATAAAGGACACTGGACACAAGACTGCAGTTCaaaatgattgtttttaatgaactatgaagaagaagattagagaaataaaatgacacaTGATCACATATCGTAATGCTTCGCTGCACCAAGACAATCTGGCAGAAAACACAGGGAAGAGTATTTATACTGAGGAAACTATTTAGATTATTGATGACAGGAGCTGGTGTTAAAGAGAAACCCCAAACcataatacacacacaaagaaattaattaacatgtttttttttaattgattattCTGATTAAGCATAAGATTGATTTTTTcatgaaaatgaaactgattaaaGACATTACCCTAACCAAAGACCAGCTGCAGATATTTTCAAGCTTCTTCTtaatgactttatttatttatagtgtaACTTTATTCACAAGTGATCTTATTTTCTACCAGCACTCTGCCTGTGGCCTCGAACTCCAGCGCCCTCCAGTTTATCATATTCCCAGGAGTGAAGTTCAGATCTTCTACGAAACGCTGGATCTCACAAGGGGAAAGGACGTAGTTCCACATGTGGACATCAGACATCATCCCAACAAAAGACTGATTGATGTCAAATCCCCCGCCATGGGAATCCTGCTCCTGTATAAATTGCAGAGAGTTGGGATGAGTACTCACAGAATTAtattaatacataaataaattctCCAGAATACCCAGAAAGTATAAATTTACCTGTCCTACGATAACAATTGGATCAGTGATGACCGATCCACCAATGAATTTCTTTATTGAGGGCTTTCCGTTAAGCCACAGCTGCACCAGTTCAGATTCGGAATCCCAAGTGGTGCAAATAGACTGCCACGTATTCAGCATGTAATCCTGGCCTGTAAATGTTACTCTGTTGTTTCTGACATAGATGTCAATCACATTATTTCCTGCTTCCTTGAATACCAGGAAGCCATTGTGGAAAGAGGgtgtggagagagagaaaaggttgTGGTTCCTGCTGAAGTCTGTAATGGACCTGCAGGAACAATGGTAAGATAAAATGATCATACAGGACATGTTGCTTTTGTAATCATATCAATCGTTGGTTCCATTAAGCAGTTATCGTTTCAAAACTACCTGAAACAGGCTGTCACAGCTGTGAAGCTCTGCATGGATGTACTCAGTCTCACATTAGCTGTGTCAGTTTCTTGTGGAAAGATGAACATTTTGCCAGAGAGATCTACAAAAAAGGCGTGTTGGACAGATCAAGTCAtgactaaaaaaagaaaaaatccaaatCTGATGCCATACTGTACATCTCAACACTGTGCACAGTTTAGCCATTACATAACTGattacagagaaacaaaaagTTGGATGAACCTGACTGAAGATGGTTAATAACACTTTAAATATTCTATTCACCTTTTTTATACATGAAGGTATAAGACATCCTtgataaaagtatttttaagaCTCATATAACATCAACGTAAAAACGCCCTTTTGATTTTCTCTTATAAATAAGAATACATATGTATTACCTTGAGGCATTGCAGCACATGCTGTCAGCATTACCAGGAGAATCAGAAGTGCCATCTGATAAAAAGTCAAATAAACCAGACAATTCAGTTCAATGAATTCGGTGCTGCCGCACAGCTTTTCCTGACCTCATATAATAGGCAGTGGAAAATAGAAGGAGTGCGGTCACCTTAATCCTTATTCATGTCTTACCTTTAAGTCTGTGTCAAGACGATGTGATGAGAACAAACTGGAATTGTGTGTTTTATACCTTTGCTGCTTCCTCATTCTTGTTACTGTGCGCTTCAACACTGGAAAACTATTACTACTGGCCTCATTAGCCATTTAGTATAGAAATATACATTTAACTATTATTTAATACAAGATTAAATGATGTACAgcaatgtgcaaaagtcttgttCCCCcccttttattttttgctaGGAAAAAAAGTCCAGCGATTTACTGAAACATGCGAGGGCAAAAACACAGTTTGCACAACAAGATAGTCATACCAAACCACACTTaatatgaccacctttattcttaaacacagcctgaactctctgagACAAGCTTTCTTTTCTGAGTAGCTTTAGTA encodes:
- the LOC109196457 gene encoding serum amyloid P-component isoform X1, yielding MNFKKKHFGRQEGLEPIPATTGSNSFPVLKRTVTRMRKQQRYKTHNSSLFSSHRLDTDLKMALLILLVMLTACAAMPQDLSGKMFIFPQETDTANVRLSTSMQSFTAVTACFRSITDFSRNHNLFSLSTPSFHNGFLVFKEAGNNVIDIYVRNNRVTFTGQDYMLNTWQSICTTWDSESELVQLWLNGKPSIKKFIGGSVITDPIVIVGQEQDSHGGGFDINQSFVGMMSDVHMWNYVLSPCEIQRFVEDLNFTPGNMINWRALEFEATGRVLVENKITCE
- the LOC109196457 gene encoding serum amyloid P-component isoform X2 yields the protein MTRTSAKLPFRSPGGAGANPSYHWMALLILLVMLTACAAMPQDLSGKMFIFPQETDTANVRLSTSMQSFTAVTACFRSITDFSRNHNLFSLSTPSFHNGFLVFKEAGNNVIDIYVRNNRVTFTGQDYMLNTWQSICTTWDSESELVQLWLNGKPSIKKFIGGSVITDPIVIVGQEQDSHGGGFDINQSFVGMMSDVHMWNYVLSPCEIQRFVEDLNFTPGNMINWRALEFEATGRVLVENKITCE
- the LOC109196457 gene encoding serum amyloid P-component isoform X3, whose protein sequence is MALLILLVMLTACAAMPQDLSGKMFIFPQETDTANVRLSTSMQSFTAVTACFRSITDFSRNHNLFSLSTPSFHNGFLVFKEAGNNVIDIYVRNNRVTFTGQDYMLNTWQSICTTWDSESELVQLWLNGKPSIKKFIGGSVITDPIVIVGQEQDSHGGGFDINQSFVGMMSDVHMWNYVLSPCEIQRFVEDLNFTPGNMINWRALEFEATGRVLVENKITCE